In one Parabacteroides sp. FAFU027 genomic region, the following are encoded:
- a CDS encoding TIM-barrel domain-containing protein, protein MKRIPFLLMLLWFAGSLCAASPVQKLSNGMRVSPKKGAAKTIEISVINSRIIRVQALPSVEAPSAASLCVVPNAATKTNFQVATNSKFASITTDELTVKVALSTGEVSFFDKAGKAILEEMPNSKSFKPFTAQNDHGYTMQQVFKGTQGEAIYGLGQHQSDDFNYKNKSEDLFQYNTKVSVPFIVSTANYGILWDNYSQSKYGDSRDYKDMNQFTLFDKDGNEGNLTATYIQKSKPSIVRKENAIDYENLKTVKKFPANFDFNDGSIVWEGSIVSPITDTYKFSLYYAGYTKVWVNDSLVVPERWRTSWNPNTFRFTCHLEKGKRNKIKLEWKPDGGVSYIGLKALSSSPIEKNGNISFWSEMGDKIDYYFVSGKNMDDVIGGYRTLTGKASIMPKWAMGYWQSRERYKTQAELLGVMSEYRKRNIPIDNIVLDWNYWPENAWGSHKFDLDRFPDAKGMVDSLHKENAHIMISVWPKFYVTTDHFKQFEQKGWMYMQAAKDSIRDWVGPGYVGSFYDAYSAGARKLFWNQMKENIYTKGFDAWWMDASEPNVRDCTDMIYRKELCGPTALGSSWKYFNAYALENADAIYNGQREVDNNKRVFLLTRSGFAGLQRYSTATWSGDIATRWEDMKAQISAGLNFAMSGIPFWTMDIGGFCVEKRYDEAQRLFDKTGQENADLNEWRELNLRWFQFGSFCPLFRSHGQFPFREIYNLAPEGHPVYKSLVYYDELRYRLMPYIYSLAGMAYHKDYTIMRSLAMSYTSDKQTFGVSDQFMFGPGIMVCPVYSYKARTKEVYLPAGSQWFDFYSNKQIAGGQKIKADAPLERIPLFVPAGTILPIGDVMQYASEKKGEDIEIRVYQGKDGKFSLYEDEGDNYNYEKGAFSTISFEYNEAKHQLVIGARQGQFTGMLLNRTFRIVPIGASNTNIQVVHYTGAKVEVNL, encoded by the coding sequence ATGAAACGAATTCCTTTTCTCTTAATGCTTCTTTGGTTTGCTGGAAGCTTGTGTGCAGCAAGTCCTGTACAAAAACTATCGAACGGCATGCGCGTGTCGCCTAAAAAGGGGGCTGCAAAAACAATCGAGATTTCAGTTATTAATAGCAGGATTATCCGTGTGCAAGCACTTCCTTCAGTTGAGGCGCCTTCAGCGGCGAGCCTTTGTGTGGTGCCCAATGCGGCTACCAAAACTAATTTTCAGGTAGCAACCAACAGTAAATTCGCGTCGATAACCACCGATGAACTTACCGTGAAAGTGGCATTGTCCACCGGTGAAGTGTCGTTTTTCGACAAAGCGGGCAAAGCAATATTAGAAGAAATGCCCAACAGTAAGAGCTTCAAACCTTTTACGGCTCAAAACGACCACGGCTATACCATGCAGCAGGTTTTTAAAGGTACGCAGGGCGAAGCTATTTACGGATTAGGACAGCATCAGTCGGACGATTTCAACTATAAAAACAAAAGCGAAGACCTTTTCCAGTACAATACCAAGGTTTCTGTGCCATTTATTGTGTCAACGGCTAACTATGGAATTCTGTGGGACAACTACTCGCAAAGTAAATACGGCGATTCACGCGATTACAAGGACATGAATCAGTTTACACTTTTCGATAAGGATGGCAACGAAGGCAACCTAACGGCTACTTATATTCAAAAAAGTAAACCGTCTATTGTTCGCAAAGAGAATGCAATCGACTACGAAAACCTGAAGACCGTGAAGAAATTCCCCGCGAATTTTGATTTCAACGATGGATCAATTGTTTGGGAAGGTTCTATCGTGTCGCCGATTACCGATACTTACAAATTCAGTCTTTACTACGCAGGTTATACCAAAGTTTGGGTTAACGACTCGTTGGTAGTACCTGAGCGTTGGAGAACTTCATGGAATCCGAATACTTTCCGTTTTACCTGCCATTTGGAAAAAGGCAAACGCAATAAAATTAAACTGGAATGGAAACCAGATGGCGGCGTTTCGTACATTGGACTGAAAGCCTTGTCGTCAAGCCCGATTGAGAAAAACGGAAATATCTCTTTCTGGTCCGAAATGGGCGATAAAATTGATTACTACTTCGTTTCTGGCAAAAACATGGACGATGTGATTGGCGGTTACCGTACCCTTACCGGCAAAGCCAGCATTATGCCTAAATGGGCGATGGGCTACTGGCAGAGTCGCGAGCGTTACAAAACTCAAGCAGAATTGCTTGGGGTTATGTCTGAATACCGCAAACGTAACATTCCTATTGACAATATCGTGCTCGACTGGAACTATTGGCCCGAAAATGCTTGGGGAAGTCACAAATTTGATCTTGATCGTTTCCCCGATGCAAAAGGTATGGTGGACTCGTTACACAAAGAGAATGCCCATATCATGATTTCGGTATGGCCTAAATTCTATGTTACGACCGATCATTTCAAGCAATTTGAGCAAAAAGGCTGGATGTATATGCAGGCTGCGAAAGACAGCATCCGCGACTGGGTCGGTCCGGGTTATGTGGGTTCGTTCTACGATGCTTACAGTGCCGGTGCTCGTAAATTGTTCTGGAATCAAATGAAAGAAAATATTTACACCAAAGGCTTTGATGCCTGGTGGATGGATGCTTCCGAACCTAATGTAAGGGACTGTACCGATATGATTTATCGTAAAGAGTTATGCGGTCCTACTGCTTTAGGTTCTTCGTGGAAATACTTTAACGCTTATGCGTTGGAGAATGCCGATGCTATCTATAACGGACAACGCGAAGTCGATAACAACAAGCGCGTATTCTTGCTAACCCGTTCGGGTTTTGCAGGCTTGCAACGCTATTCTACTGCCACCTGGAGTGGTGATATTGCTACCCGTTGGGAAGATATGAAGGCGCAAATTTCTGCCGGACTGAACTTTGCCATGTCGGGTATTCCGTTCTGGACAATGGATATTGGCGGTTTCTGTGTGGAGAAAAGATACGATGAAGCTCAACGTCTGTTCGATAAAACAGGACAAGAAAATGCCGACCTCAACGAATGGCGCGAATTGAATCTCCGCTGGTTTCAGTTTGGCTCATTCTGCCCGCTGTTTCGCAGTCACGGACAATTCCCATTTCGCGAAATATATAATTTGGCTCCGGAAGGACATCCTGTGTATAAAAGTCTGGTTTACTACGATGAATTGCGCTACCGCTTGATGCCTTATATCTATTCGTTGGCAGGAATGGCTTATCACAAAGATTACACCATTATGCGCTCGTTGGCAATGAGTTATACTTCCGACAAACAGACCTTTGGCGTAAGCGATCAGTTTATGTTTGGCCCCGGAATCATGGTTTGTCCGGTGTACAGTTACAAAGCCCGCACGAAAGAGGTTTACCTGCCAGCAGGTTCTCAATGGTTCGATTTTTATAGCAATAAACAAATTGCAGGAGGCCAGAAAATAAAAGCAGACGCACCACTCGAACGCATTCCATTGTTTGTTCCGGCCGGAACGATTCTGCCCATCGGCGATGTAATGCAATATGCTTCCGAGAAAAAAGGTGAAGATATCGAGATTCGCGTATATCAGGGTAAAGATGGAAAATTCAGCTTGTATGAAGACGAAGGCGACAACTACAACTACGAAAAAGGTGCTTTCTCTACCATCAGTTTCGAATACAACGAAGCCAAACATCAATTGGTTATCGGCGCTCGTCAGGGACAATTCACAGGCATGTTGCTGAACCGTACGTTCCGTATTGTACCTATCGGAGCTTCAAATACCAATATACAAGTGGTACATTATACTGGGGCAAAAGTTGAAGTAAACTTATGA
- a CDS encoding beta-galactosidase: MKQYLLLLLFIVSGLAAKSQNADRFFPKKDLISTGIYYYPEHWPESQWERDIKKIANMGYEFVHLAEFAWYKMEPVEGKYDFEWLDRVVKLCEKYHLKIVMCTPSATTPTWMRLNYPETFIMDSHYIRAENGTRGLGSVVNEKYRTFTTQIVAEMAKRYGQNKSVIGWQVDNEPPAISDFSPASQEAFRLWLKNKYKTIDELNKVWGAAFWSQWFSDFSQVIIPNTNLVGWWGNNPHALLDFKRYEADAQADFLDLQAGTLRKYISAQQYITTNYTAVCTGADASRTKKLDFAAYTAYPNGGNDNIGETGFRLGNSKVILFASELYKAVGGVSGVMEIQPGPVNWGGYNPLLLPGTVRMWLYHSFAAGGKLACSYRFRQILYSSEQYHSGVIKTDGVTPSPGGEEYMQFMKEIKELRKVCKPDAKMPEKLAARSTAILWNLENYWTIDRQKQTWQWDTWNYPVKFLEMAKSLGAPTDVIPETADFSKYKVLIVPAYELADSALVKRWTEYVRNGGNLILTCRTATKDRAGHFWEGECAAPILGLIGAHVQATDMLSGYAKGSIAMQGNSYNWNNWADLLDADKGTEVVATYDNQFYKGKAAVVRHKLGKGSVTYIGVDTDDSMLEKDILRNAYQSVGATTENYPEGVYVYWRDGFYVAVNYSSTDYTMNIPASAKVLVGDKTLKPAGVLVWSE, encoded by the coding sequence ATGAAACAGTACTTGTTGTTATTGCTATTTATAGTTTCGGGATTGGCCGCTAAATCGCAGAATGCAGACCGGTTTTTCCCAAAGAAAGATTTAATCTCTACCGGTATCTATTATTACCCTGAGCATTGGCCCGAAAGTCAATGGGAACGCGATATAAAGAAAATTGCCAATATGGGTTACGAATTCGTGCATCTGGCAGAATTTGCCTGGTACAAAATGGAGCCTGTAGAAGGAAAATATGATTTTGAATGGTTGGATAGAGTAGTAAAACTTTGCGAAAAGTATCATCTGAAAATTGTGATGTGTACCCCATCGGCCACAACTCCTACATGGATGAGGCTGAATTATCCCGAAACGTTCATTATGGACAGCCACTATATCCGTGCCGAAAACGGTACGCGTGGGTTAGGTTCGGTGGTGAACGAAAAATATCGCACATTTACCACCCAAATCGTTGCCGAAATGGCCAAACGTTACGGCCAAAATAAATCGGTGATCGGTTGGCAGGTTGATAACGAACCACCTGCAATTTCCGACTTCAGCCCAGCATCGCAGGAAGCATTCCGTCTTTGGCTGAAAAACAAATACAAAACTATTGATGAGCTAAACAAAGTATGGGGAGCTGCATTCTGGAGTCAGTGGTTTAGTGACTTCAGTCAGGTTATTATTCCCAATACCAACCTGGTAGGCTGGTGGGGCAACAATCCTCATGCGCTACTTGACTTCAAACGTTACGAAGCCGATGCACAGGCCGATTTTCTCGATTTGCAAGCCGGCACGCTTCGCAAATACATTTCGGCTCAGCAATATATCACAACCAATTATACCGCAGTTTGTACCGGCGCTGATGCATCAAGAACAAAAAAGCTCGATTTTGCGGCCTATACAGCTTACCCCAACGGTGGTAACGACAATATTGGCGAAACCGGATTTCGGTTGGGAAACAGTAAGGTAATTCTTTTTGCTTCAGAATTATACAAAGCTGTGGGCGGTGTAAGTGGTGTGATGGAAATCCAGCCAGGACCCGTAAACTGGGGAGGTTACAATCCATTGCTTTTGCCAGGTACCGTGCGCATGTGGTTATACCACTCTTTTGCTGCCGGTGGAAAACTGGCTTGTTCTTACCGTTTCAGACAGATTTTGTATAGTTCAGAGCAATATCATTCCGGCGTTATCAAAACCGACGGCGTAACGCCATCGCCCGGAGGCGAGGAATACATGCAGTTTATGAAAGAAATCAAGGAGCTGCGCAAAGTTTGCAAACCGGATGCAAAAATGCCCGAAAAACTGGCTGCCCGCTCTACCGCTATACTTTGGAATCTGGAAAACTACTGGACAATCGACAGACAAAAGCAAACATGGCAATGGGATACCTGGAATTATCCCGTCAAATTCCTTGAAATGGCAAAATCACTGGGTGCACCAACTGATGTGATTCCCGAAACAGCTGACTTTTCGAAATACAAAGTGCTTATCGTGCCGGCATACGAACTGGCCGATTCGGCATTGGTAAAACGTTGGACAGAATATGTACGCAATGGCGGAAATCTGATTTTAACCTGTCGCACTGCCACTAAAGACCGCGCCGGTCATTTCTGGGAAGGTGAATGTGCCGCGCCAATTTTGGGGTTAATCGGGGCGCATGTTCAAGCGACCGATATGCTTTCAGGCTATGCTAAAGGCTCCATTGCCATGCAAGGCAATTCATACAACTGGAACAATTGGGCCGACTTGCTCGATGCTGATAAGGGAACGGAAGTGGTGGCTACTTATGACAACCAGTTCTACAAAGGCAAAGCGGCTGTTGTGCGTCATAAACTCGGAAAAGGTTCGGTAACCTATATCGGTGTTGATACCGACGATTCGATGCTGGAAAAAGATATTTTGCGGAATGCTTACCAAAGTGTGGGTGCTACCACCGAAAATTATCCCGAAGGTGTGTATGTGTACTGGCGTGATGGATTTTATGTGGCCGTGAACTATTCATCGACCGACTATACGATGAATATCCCTGCTTCTGCAAAAGTTCTTGTTGGCGATAAAACCTTGAAGCCTGCCGGTGTTCTGGTATGGAGCGAATAA
- a CDS encoding alpha/beta hydrolase: MSFKKNLLLVAGIMLIAACVFSQSKVIDIWNGKVPGAIPNSTYKQKVDSAYWIKIRFVTNPTIQVYPAPADKNTGTAVVVCPGGGYYGISFINEGIEVAKWLNQLGVTAVVLHYRLPDDAIMKNKSIAPLQDGQEAMRIVRRNAKKWGINPHKIGIMGFSAGGHLASTVSTHFDEKVYEPKDTTSARPDFSLLIYPVVSMDSAITHWGSRESLLGKNPTPEMIKHFSNALQVTAKTPPAFMMHSMDDGVVPVQNSIEYALAMKKYNIPCELHIYEHGGHGYGLGMWSKGTESTWTKACEKWLEVKGLLSGK, encoded by the coding sequence ATGAGTTTCAAAAAGAACCTATTATTGGTTGCTGGCATTATGCTAATAGCAGCCTGTGTTTTTAGTCAGAGCAAAGTAATTGATATTTGGAACGGCAAAGTTCCCGGAGCAATTCCTAATTCTACCTACAAGCAAAAAGTTGATTCGGCTTACTGGATAAAAATCAGGTTTGTTACAAATCCCACCATTCAGGTTTACCCGGCACCTGCCGACAAAAATACCGGAACGGCAGTTGTGGTATGCCCGGGAGGAGGCTATTATGGTATTTCTTTTATCAACGAGGGTATTGAAGTGGCTAAATGGCTCAATCAGTTGGGGGTAACAGCTGTTGTTTTACACTATCGCTTACCCGACGATGCTATTATGAAAAACAAATCCATTGCTCCGTTGCAAGATGGTCAAGAGGCTATGCGCATTGTACGCCGCAATGCAAAGAAATGGGGCATCAACCCACATAAAATCGGTATAATGGGCTTCTCGGCCGGAGGACACCTTGCCTCTACGGTTTCCACTCATTTCGACGAAAAGGTGTATGAACCAAAAGATACGACAAGTGCGCGTCCCGATTTTTCGTTACTGATTTATCCGGTAGTTTCCATGGACTCTGCTATAACTCATTGGGGCTCAAGAGAAAGTTTGTTGGGTAAAAATCCGACTCCGGAAATGATAAAACATTTCTCTAACGCTTTGCAGGTTACAGCTAAGACTCCTCCGGCATTTATGATGCATTCTATGGACGATGGTGTGGTGCCGGTGCAAAATAGTATCGAATATGCATTGGCAATGAAAAAATATAACATTCCCTGCGAACTTCATATTTACGAACACGGAGGACACGGATACGGTTTGGGAATGTGGAGTAAAGGTACTGAATCCACCTGGACTAAAGCTTGTGAGAAATGGTTGGAGGTAAAAGGTTTGTTATCCGGAAAATAA
- a CDS encoding alpha/beta hydrolase, translating to MLAFICLITIGGSLSAQSRVIDLWNGKIPGAKHSNQFKQMVDTAAGWVDKHSIVTPCLYFYPAPKAKATGTAVIICPGGAYGGLAIKHEGDQVAKWLNSLGVSAFVLKYRLPDDSIMENKTIGPMQDGQRAIRMVRSRAKEWGINPSKIGIMGFSAGGHLAATLSTHFNDIVYESDDLTSAKPNFSILIYPVISMNGDITHWGSRINLLGNSPTPEMVKHYSNELQVNDKTPPAFMVHSLDDDAVPVQNSINYALALHKANISCELHLYPTGKHGYGMGKSADTKSSWPEACRKWMEVSGLMAGIYK from the coding sequence ATGTTGGCATTTATATGCCTGATTACAATTGGCGGAAGTTTATCTGCGCAATCCAGAGTGATTGATTTATGGAACGGGAAAATTCCCGGAGCGAAACACAGCAATCAATTCAAACAGATGGTCGATACGGCCGCCGGCTGGGTGGATAAGCATTCCATCGTCACCCCCTGCCTCTATTTTTATCCTGCTCCCAAGGCAAAGGCAACGGGTACTGCTGTCATTATTTGTCCCGGGGGAGCCTATGGCGGACTTGCTATCAAACACGAAGGCGATCAGGTAGCAAAATGGTTGAATAGTTTGGGTGTATCCGCTTTTGTGCTGAAATACCGTTTGCCCGACGATAGCATTATGGAAAACAAAACCATCGGTCCTATGCAGGATGGGCAACGAGCCATTCGCATGGTGCGCAGTCGTGCAAAAGAGTGGGGTATAAATCCTTCAAAAATCGGGATAATGGGATTCTCAGCCGGCGGACATTTAGCAGCCACGCTTTCTACCCATTTCAATGACATAGTATATGAATCGGACGATTTGACCAGCGCCAAACCCAATTTCTCAATCCTTATTTATCCTGTTATTTCTATGAATGGGGATATTACCCATTGGGGGTCACGGATAAATCTGCTTGGCAATTCACCAACACCGGAGATGGTGAAACACTATTCGAATGAGTTGCAAGTGAACGACAAAACACCGCCGGCTTTTATGGTACATTCGCTCGATGATGATGCCGTACCGGTACAAAACAGCATCAACTATGCCTTGGCATTGCACAAAGCCAATATCTCCTGCGAACTTCATCTCTATCCAACCGGCAAGCATGGTTACGGTATGGGTAAATCGGCAGATACGAAATCCTCCTGGCCTGAAGCCTGCCGTAAATGGATGGAAGTGAGTGGTTTGATGGCAGGAATTTATAAATGA
- a CDS encoding glycoside hydrolase family 2 protein, with product MTVTKKNLFKIQAVLLLCLLQLTGSLFAQTAMINVQNRNKTSLNGEWQVILDPTGIGEWKQVWQEKKPQKKTDFIEYSFDGGPNLKVPGDFNSQLCELTWFEGTVWYKKQFYNDLQPGKRLFLHFGAVNYMADVYLNGEKIGSHEGGFTPFQFEITGKVKSGSNTVVVKVNNNRQGNGLPGTGYDWFNYGGITRDVDLIETNNSYIEDYLIQLTKGSLNKVLGWVQLNGSQHGQNIKVKIPELNLVYNTKSDENGRAKIEFSSRFKLWSPESPKLYKVIVESDNDMVTDSIGFRSIEVRGKKVLLNGNPVFLKSVNIHEENPYKKARAYSIDDARILLNAAKELGCNMVRLAHYPHSENMIREAEKMGLMVWSELPVYQHIQFSDSLVSKKLELMLNEMVRRDKNRCGVVVWSLSNETYPGRPNRNEALISLTGKCRALDSTRLITHVMNTQVYKNNAFNVWDPLYKYSDLISINEYIGWYDPWQGKPSETKWQFAFPDKPVFISEFGGEALYGSNSGPTDEAAYWTEAYQEKIYANQIELFSTIPNLCGVCPWILFDYRSLGRMNQVYQNGYNRKGLLSEKGEKKKAWYIMNEFYKRK from the coding sequence ATGACTGTTACTAAAAAGAATCTATTCAAAATTCAGGCTGTTCTTCTGCTTTGCCTGTTACAACTGACTGGTAGTTTGTTTGCTCAAACCGCCATGATAAATGTTCAAAACAGAAACAAAACAAGCCTGAACGGCGAATGGCAAGTGATTCTTGACCCTACCGGGATTGGCGAATGGAAGCAGGTTTGGCAAGAAAAAAAGCCGCAAAAGAAGACCGACTTTATAGAATATTCGTTTGATGGTGGGCCAAATTTGAAAGTGCCGGGCGATTTCAATTCGCAATTGTGCGAACTCACTTGGTTTGAGGGAACTGTCTGGTATAAAAAACAGTTTTATAATGACCTTCAGCCTGGTAAAAGGCTTTTTCTCCATTTCGGAGCGGTGAATTATATGGCCGATGTCTATCTGAATGGCGAGAAAATAGGTAGTCACGAAGGGGGCTTTACTCCTTTTCAGTTTGAGATTACCGGTAAGGTGAAATCCGGAAGCAATACCGTTGTAGTGAAGGTCAACAACAACCGACAGGGAAATGGATTGCCGGGTACGGGCTACGATTGGTTTAACTACGGCGGCATCACCCGCGATGTTGACCTGATTGAAACCAACAATTCGTATATTGAGGATTATTTAATTCAGTTGACAAAAGGCAGCCTGAATAAGGTGTTGGGCTGGGTACAATTAAACGGCTCGCAGCATGGTCAAAACATCAAGGTGAAAATACCGGAACTCAACTTAGTGTACAATACAAAATCGGACGAAAATGGACGGGCAAAAATAGAGTTTTCTTCCCGCTTCAAGCTCTGGTCGCCCGAAAGCCCAAAACTTTACAAGGTTATCGTTGAAAGCGATAACGATATGGTGACCGACAGTATTGGGTTCAGAAGTATTGAAGTGAGAGGAAAAAAAGTGCTGCTTAACGGTAACCCTGTTTTCCTGAAATCGGTTAATATTCACGAAGAGAATCCGTATAAAAAAGCGCGTGCCTATTCGATTGACGATGCCCGCATCCTGTTGAATGCAGCCAAAGAATTGGGTTGCAACATGGTTCGTCTGGCGCATTATCCGCACAGCGAAAACATGATACGCGAAGCCGAAAAGATGGGGCTGATGGTGTGGAGTGAACTTCCGGTTTATCAGCATATCCAGTTTTCGGACAGTCTTGTCTCTAAGAAGTTGGAACTTATGCTCAACGAAATGGTTCGTCGCGACAAAAACCGCTGTGGAGTCGTTGTGTGGAGTCTTTCCAACGAAACCTATCCCGGAAGGCCTAACCGCAACGAGGCGCTTATCAGCCTAACCGGTAAATGCCGGGCGTTAGACTCAACCCGCCTGATTACACACGTGATGAATACTCAGGTTTATAAAAACAATGCATTCAACGTCTGGGATCCGCTTTATAAGTATTCTGACCTGATTTCGATTAACGAGTATATCGGGTGGTACGATCCCTGGCAGGGAAAACCGTCGGAAACCAAATGGCAATTCGCCTTTCCTGACAAGCCGGTGTTTATCTCCGAATTCGGCGGTGAGGCCTTGTATGGTAGCAATAGCGGCCCTACCGATGAGGCGGCATATTGGACAGAAGCCTATCAGGAAAAGATTTATGCTAACCAAATCGAACTGTTCAGCACCATTCCAAACCTGTGCGGGGTATGCCCGTGGATATTGTTTGATTACAGATCGCTGGGTCGCATGAACCAGGTTTATCAAAACGGTTACAACCGCAAAGGGTTGTTGTCCGAAAAAGGAGAAAAGAAAAAAGCATGGTATATTATGAATGAATTTTATAAGAGAAAATGA
- a CDS encoding T9SS type A sorting domain-containing protein — protein sequence MKKNLILFTILFVCSVSSFAQYTFKHVAIGGGGFVTGVISHKTTGDIYCRTDVGGAYRWDAANSKWVQLLDWFSEAEGGFYGVEALAIDNQNPNNIYMLCGTSYVNNGRTAILKSTDKGNTFTYVDVTSKFKAHGNGYGRGNGERLAVDPNNSNILFCGTRANGLWKSTDGGVNWSLAWNGVTTTTNGNGICFVVFDPTTASNGTTQTIYLGVSRTGSDNIYKSTDGGATFTPMSATTTYMPHRAVLQDTTMYVTYADNEGPGTSGKGAVYKLNTSTGLWKDVTPYTFSQYYLSYGGVDIDPANVNRVVISTTGVYMNNQYGKTWGDFVYLSTNGGTSWTLKNGSNSKFNNNGIGCASGQDNWAECAVFDPFDSKKVRVVGGGGIFTTSDITATNPTWFYDVIGIEETAFLDGVSVPGGPFICAMGDMTGFLFTDLTAYPKQFLTPGSGTNRSIAYASANVNKLVRTSDADAHVYYSTNMGANWTACATSKGSGGRATLSADGGTILHCPSDSLFYSTDNGNTWTKSTGAIVSGAIPVADPVNSNYFYVYNPSNGGMYVSSNKGVSFAFAGSAGSSSNPWTTNICRAAPGNEGHIWVPRIANGLRYSTDYGKTYKTVTNVSYCRSIGFGKAATGASYPTIFIWGTVNGITGLFRSTDKGVSWLRMNDNAHQFGGLELLVGDMNVFGRVYTGGGGIIYWDDQSVSDVSDISVDSKAINIYPNPYSSAFRIKLENPDQIVRVAVYDMLGQQVETVGQSEIKSEMTLGGALKPNIYLVQVSGSNFTKSFKVIKK from the coding sequence ATGAAAAAAAATCTAATTCTTTTCACAATCCTATTTGTTTGTTCTGTTTCTTCTTTTGCGCAGTACACATTTAAACACGTAGCAATCGGGGGCGGAGGTTTTGTGACTGGCGTTATCAGCCATAAAACAACCGGGGATATTTATTGCCGTACCGATGTGGGCGGCGCTTATCGCTGGGATGCGGCAAACAGCAAGTGGGTGCAGTTGCTCGATTGGTTTTCGGAAGCCGAAGGCGGTTTCTATGGTGTAGAGGCCTTGGCAATTGACAACCAGAACCCCAACAATATCTATATGCTGTGTGGCACATCTTATGTAAATAACGGGAGAACGGCTATTCTGAAATCAACCGATAAAGGAAATACGTTTACCTATGTAGATGTTACCTCCAAATTCAAGGCGCATGGCAATGGATATGGGCGCGGTAATGGCGAGCGTCTTGCAGTAGATCCGAACAACAGCAATATCCTTTTTTGCGGTACGAGAGCCAACGGGCTTTGGAAAAGTACCGACGGTGGTGTCAATTGGTCGTTAGCATGGAATGGGGTTACCACTACTACCAATGGCAATGGAATCTGTTTTGTGGTTTTTGACCCCACTACCGCTTCCAACGGTACAACTCAAACAATTTATCTCGGAGTTTCCCGCACGGGAAGTGATAATATTTATAAAAGTACCGACGGTGGAGCCACATTTACCCCAATGTCTGCCACTACCACTTACATGCCGCACAGAGCTGTACTTCAGGATACCACTATGTACGTCACTTACGCTGATAATGAAGGACCGGGTACAAGTGGCAAAGGTGCGGTATACAAGTTGAATACTTCAACAGGCTTATGGAAGGATGTTACACCATATACGTTTTCACAATATTATCTTTCCTATGGCGGTGTCGATATCGATCCGGCAAATGTAAACAGGGTGGTGATTTCCACTACCGGAGTTTATATGAATAACCAATATGGTAAAACGTGGGGCGATTTCGTTTACCTGTCCACCAACGGAGGTACAAGCTGGACTTTGAAGAATGGATCCAATAGCAAATTTAACAATAATGGTATTGGGTGTGCTTCTGGTCAGGATAATTGGGCAGAATGTGCTGTTTTCGACCCGTTTGACAGTAAAAAAGTACGTGTTGTTGGCGGTGGCGGAATCTTTACCACTTCCGATATTACAGCAACCAACCCAACATGGTTTTACGATGTCATCGGAATAGAAGAAACTGCATTTTTGGATGGTGTAAGTGTTCCGGGCGGTCCGTTTATTTGCGCGATGGGAGATATGACTGGTTTTTTATTTACCGACTTGACGGCATATCCGAAACAGTTTCTTACACCTGGTAGTGGCACTAACCGAAGCATTGCGTATGCCAGTGCCAATGTAAATAAATTGGTAAGAACGAGTGATGCAGATGCTCATGTGTATTATTCTACTAATATGGGGGCTAACTGGACAGCCTGTGCCACTTCCAAGGGCTCGGGCGGACGAGCTACACTAAGTGCCGATGGCGGAACGATACTTCACTGCCCGAGCGATTCGCTGTTTTACAGCACCGATAATGGCAATACATGGACAAAATCGACAGGTGCTATTGTTTCCGGTGCAATTCCGGTGGCAGATCCGGTGAACAGCAATTACTTTTACGTTTATAACCCGAGTAATGGTGGAATGTATGTAAGTTCAAACAAAGGTGTCAGTTTCGCATTTGCAGGGAGTGCGGGGAGTTCTTCCAATCCATGGACAACAAATATTTGTCGCGCTGCACCGGGTAACGAAGGGCATATATGGGTTCCGCGAATAGCCAACGGATTACGGTATTCAACCGACTATGGAAAAACATATAAAACAGTAACGAATGTAAGTTATTGCCGGTCTATCGGCTTTGGAAAAGCAGCGACCGGAGCTTCTTATCCGACCATTTTTATCTGGGGAACTGTGAATGGAATTACTGGACTTTTCAGGTCTACCGACAAAGGTGTGAGTTGGTTGAGAATGAACGATAATGCTCATCAATTCGGAGGACTTGAATTGCTGGTAGGCGATATGAACGTTTTCGGGAGAGTGTACACCGGTGGCGGCGGTATTATATATTGGGATGATCAAAGTGTCTCCGATGTATCGGATATTTCTGTCGATTCCAAAGCAATTAATATATATCCTAATCCCTATTCTTCAGCTTTCAGAATAAAACTGGAAAATCCGGATCAGATTGTTCGTGTTGCGGTTTATGATATGCTGGGCCAACAGGTTGAAACTGTAGGACAATCAGAGATCAAAAGTGAAATGACTCTGGGGGGCGCTTTAAAACCGAATATCTATCTTGTGCAGGTGTCTGGTTCAAACTTTACGAAATCGTTTAAGGTGATTAAAAAGTAG